The following coding sequences are from one Capsicum annuum cultivar UCD-10X-F1 chromosome 3, UCD10Xv1.1, whole genome shotgun sequence window:
- the LOC124896681 gene encoding uncharacterized protein LOC124896681, producing MDTKVIEKKDDPGAFTIPCIIGMHEFAKALWDLGESINLMPFVIYKKLGLDTPMPTYMRLLMEDRSIKRLVGILFDVLVKVEKFILPSNFMVLDCEIDQEVPIILGHPFLATWRAIVELELGKMKFRVQKDEVSFKICKSKKQTAELQVVSIMDVKND from the coding sequence atggataCCAAGGTCATAGAAAAGAAAGATGACCccggagcattcactattccttgcataATTGGGATGCATGAATTTGCAAAAGCTCTATGGGACCTTGGAGAAAGCATCAACTTAATGCCTTTTGTCATATACAAGAAACTTGGTTTGGATACCCCAATGCCAACCTATATGCGACTCTTGATGGAGGACCGGTCTATAAAAAGGTTGGTGGGTATATTGTTTGACGTCCTTGTAAAAGTGGAAAAGTTCATTCTCCCATCGAATTTCATGGTATTGGATTGTGAAATAGACCAAGAGGTGCCTATCATTCTTGGTCATCCTTTCTTAGCTACCTGGAGAGCCATTGTCGAACTAGAGTTAGGTAAGATGAAATTTAGAGTGCAAAAGGATgaggtctctttcaaaatttgcaaGTCAAAGAAGCAAACCGCGGAGTTGCAAGTAGTATCCATTATGGATGTTAAAAATGACTAG